The following are encoded together in the Desulfitobacterium chlororespirans DSM 11544 genome:
- a CDS encoding phage tail tape measure protein, which translates to MGSDGTQVDLVLTFMNNLGSNIASAKLTAKIMSADQGKTASQTQKTADNLKNMKKSGLEDIRAGKSLLDQLKKAVNQAALFEEAMLGVENAMYDSSLPLEEQKKQMEELRELALSLGAETKFGYEDAAKAQEKLLQNGMAFQDVLEGGAKASLYLGQTAGIAPTAAAEAVNEIAKKFSLNGSQLMEVADDITRVADAGNVGVQVMMDNMTQAGGTAKSLGLTAKETSLMLGTLHTMGLGDSSGSYLKDMLSGLNRATPEARKALEAMGMLNGATVTETSSGAMKISGGENSMFNEQGQIKSAQHLIESLRASLQGVDLSSLYDAGGKLLPAEEIEALVEQSSNLGGLQNFKDAFGLEGMRAAIALTQTGKDSYAEMAEKASHMKGIEEQVISQQDTLLAKLATLKESWNTLMTSSGTPLVEELKSFADTASNALQEIQAWTEAHPEATKAIMKTIGGLALLKMGSGVFKYLGGTVGGFIFSLGQAASKVKNFASTFGLFRRVAGLLGMLWSAVTSGFSILLKAGGFLVDFGIKALTAGGRALLAGARMALAWLIGLGPVGWIIIGVTALIAGGIAAWKTNFLGFRDWILDKVAWIADLINKVKGVFNINSSNTNLTVVSNKGQDLNNSPDLKFLNDPASIPFLGDGGSSADNRQYNFNINSTDPEGAANEISSLFGGKDLDKYQASRDPRFADYLYPAYPQLSWG; encoded by the coding sequence ATGGGAAGTGATGGGACGCAAGTGGACTTAGTCTTAACCTTCATGAATAACTTAGGTTCCAATATCGCTTCAGCTAAACTTACGGCTAAGATCATGAGTGCTGATCAGGGGAAAACAGCCAGTCAAACCCAAAAAACCGCCGATAATCTTAAGAATATGAAGAAATCCGGATTAGAGGATATCCGTGCCGGAAAGTCCCTCCTTGACCAGCTTAAAAAAGCGGTCAACCAAGCCGCATTATTTGAAGAGGCCATGCTCGGCGTGGAAAATGCCATGTATGATTCATCCCTTCCTTTAGAAGAACAAAAAAAGCAGATGGAGGAGTTAAGAGAGCTGGCCTTAAGCCTGGGTGCTGAAACCAAATTTGGCTATGAGGATGCGGCAAAAGCCCAGGAGAAGTTATTGCAAAATGGCATGGCCTTTCAGGATGTTCTGGAAGGGGGAGCCAAAGCATCACTGTACTTGGGGCAGACAGCCGGCATTGCGCCCACAGCGGCAGCCGAAGCCGTAAATGAGATTGCTAAGAAGTTTAGCCTCAACGGCAGCCAGTTGATGGAGGTGGCGGACGATATTACCCGGGTCGCCGACGCCGGCAATGTGGGTGTCCAGGTCATGATGGATAATATGACCCAAGCGGGTGGTACCGCTAAGTCACTGGGGTTGACCGCCAAGGAGACTTCCTTGATGCTGGGTACGCTTCACACGATGGGGCTGGGAGATTCCTCCGGAAGCTACCTGAAGGATATGCTGTCCGGCTTGAACAGAGCAACGCCGGAGGCCCGTAAAGCTCTGGAAGCAATGGGGATGCTTAACGGTGCTACGGTCACAGAGACTTCATCCGGAGCCATGAAGATCAGCGGCGGCGAGAACAGCATGTTCAATGAGCAGGGCCAAATCAAAAGCGCCCAGCATTTGATTGAAAGCCTGCGTGCTTCTTTACAAGGAGTCGATCTAAGCAGTTTATATGATGCCGGCGGAAAACTATTGCCGGCCGAAGAAATCGAAGCCCTGGTGGAGCAAAGCAGCAATTTAGGTGGCCTGCAGAATTTTAAAGACGCCTTTGGTCTGGAAGGCATGAGAGCAGCAATTGCGCTGACGCAAACAGGCAAAGACAGTTATGCGGAAATGGCGGAAAAGGCTTCCCATATGAAAGGGATCGAAGAACAGGTTATTTCCCAGCAAGATACGTTGCTGGCCAAGCTTGCCACTCTGAAGGAATCATGGAACACACTGATGACCTCGTCAGGTACCCCTTTGGTGGAGGAACTGAAAAGTTTTGCCGATACTGCCAGTAATGCGCTCCAAGAGATTCAGGCCTGGACAGAAGCTCATCCCGAAGCAACCAAAGCTATAATGAAAACCATCGGCGGATTGGCTTTGCTAAAAATGGGCTCCGGAGTATTTAAATATTTAGGGGGAACGGTAGGCGGTTTTATCTTTAGTCTTGGCCAGGCGGCCTCCAAGGTAAAGAACTTTGCTTCAACCTTCGGCTTATTCCGGCGCGTTGCAGGACTGCTTGGAATGTTGTGGAGCGCTGTTACTTCTGGGTTTTCCATTTTATTAAAAGCCGGCGGGTTTTTGGTGGATTTTGGCATCAAAGCACTGACAGCGGGCGGAAGAGCTTTGCTGGCGGGAGCACGGATGGCCTTGGCCTGGTTGATCGGATTAGGGCCTGTCGGCTGGATCATTATTGGAGTAACGGCTTTGATTGCGGGAGGAATCGCCGCCTGGAAAACAAATTTCCTTGGCTTTCGTGATTGGATACTGGATAAGGTGGCATGGATTGCAGATCTCATCAATAAAGTGAAAGGCGTTTTTAATATAAACTCCTCTAATACTAATTTAACGGTGGTGTCTAATAAAGGGCAAGATCTGAATAATTCACCGGATCTCAAGTTTTTGAATGACCCTGCATCAATTCCTTTCCTGGGAGACGGCGGATCATCGGCAGATAACCGTCAGTACAATTTCAATATCAACAGCACAGACCCGGAAGGAGCCGCCAATGAGATCAGCTCCCTGTTCGGAGGAAAGGACCTGGATAAGTATCAGGCTTCCCGGGATCCCCGTTTTGCCGATTATCTGTATCCAGCCTATCCACAACTTTCCTGGGGCTAA
- a CDS encoding 4Fe-4S binding protein, with the protein MAIKILEHCPACGACLKVCPVKALTVAGGKLSVTENCLECGLCMGQCPVNQLELPKNSVFKR; encoded by the coding sequence ATGGCCATTAAAATACTTGAACATTGCCCGGCTTGCGGCGCCTGCCTGAAGGTTTGCCCGGTAAAGGCTCTCACCGTAGCCGGGGGAAAGCTGAGTGTAACCGAAAATTGCCTTGAATGCGGGTTATGTATGGGGCAATGCCCTGTCAATCAGCTGGAATTGCCGAAGAATTCGGTGTTCAAAAGATAA
- a CDS encoding phage tail sheath N-terminal beta-sandwich domain-containing protein — MANQYIEPRIAIDESDVGARIQPEVSLSGIGIVGTFAKGPVNKAVSVQSDDQLKSLFGSDKTGLTGIKSALGALNQGANDLKIVRIGSASLKEAERILKDSTDADSVKVRAATPGTWGNEIKVAVAPGTLNDTFRIIVICGSESETLDNLTLDNLHKAASQYITLEKAESAGQIPQTITAVPLAGGDDGAEATDSDYIGAVDEYGSPSGLKVLETVQVGLVLCAQQFGPTVQNAIITHCVNASLGQGLRVGILNTGKGLTPGTVAPLTASLDSARAILAYPWVEPKEAPGSYVASDGYYAGLLAVRHSNESPSNKPVLGILSAERNLTDADVRDLTLARISSITRMPRRGGFAVRNGLNLSADAAWDQTCIRRAADELNMEAYDAIQWAISEENTPELRAAVSAQLDSMLLVKKQKGRIYDFLATICNDTNNTGETIASRILNVVIRPRFTYPADYVNLYVQRQTGGES, encoded by the coding sequence ATGGCTAACCAGTATATTGAACCCCGGATCGCCATTGACGAGTCGGATGTGGGGGCCCGGATCCAGCCGGAGGTCAGTTTATCCGGAATCGGTATTGTGGGAACGTTCGCGAAAGGACCTGTAAACAAAGCCGTTTCTGTTCAGAGCGACGACCAGCTGAAATCCTTGTTTGGTTCGGATAAGACCGGCTTGACCGGTATTAAAAGCGCCTTAGGTGCTTTGAACCAGGGGGCTAATGATTTAAAAATTGTCCGGATTGGTTCTGCCTCCCTCAAAGAAGCAGAGAGGATCCTTAAGGACAGCACGGACGCCGACAGCGTTAAGGTCAGGGCAGCCACACCGGGAACCTGGGGGAATGAGATTAAGGTTGCCGTGGCCCCAGGAACATTGAACGATACCTTCAGGATCATTGTGATCTGCGGCTCAGAATCGGAAACCCTGGATAATCTTACTTTAGATAATCTGCATAAGGCAGCTTCACAGTATATCACCCTGGAAAAGGCCGAAAGCGCCGGGCAGATTCCTCAGACTATCACGGCAGTACCCCTGGCAGGGGGAGATGACGGAGCTGAAGCAACGGACAGCGATTATATCGGAGCTGTTGACGAATACGGCAGCCCTTCAGGATTAAAGGTGCTGGAAACCGTCCAGGTGGGGCTGGTGCTGTGCGCTCAACAGTTTGGCCCCACAGTGCAGAATGCAATCATCACTCATTGTGTCAATGCCTCTTTGGGACAGGGTTTAAGGGTGGGTATTTTAAATACCGGCAAAGGATTAACCCCCGGCACAGTAGCGCCTCTGACCGCATCTCTGGATTCAGCCCGGGCCATCCTTGCCTATCCCTGGGTTGAGCCTAAGGAAGCCCCCGGCAGCTATGTGGCATCTGACGGGTATTATGCCGGTCTTCTGGCAGTGCGCCATTCCAATGAAAGTCCCTCCAATAAGCCGGTGCTGGGAATTCTCTCTGCAGAAAGAAATTTGACCGATGCCGATGTAAGGGACCTGACTTTAGCCAGAATCAGCTCGATCACACGGATGCCCCGCCGGGGTGGGTTTGCGGTTAGAAACGGGTTAAACCTTTCTGCCGATGCCGCCTGGGATCAGACCTGTATCCGGCGTGCAGCGGATGAACTGAATATGGAAGCCTATGATGCCATCCAGTGGGCAATCAGTGAAGAAAATACACCGGAGCTGCGGGCAGCGGTGTCGGCTCAGCTGGACTCCATGCTGCTGGTCAAAAAGCAAAAAGGCCGGATTTATGATTTCCTGGCCACGATTTGCAATGACACCAACAATACCGGGGAGACCATCGCTTCCAGAATCCTTAATGTGGTGATCCGGCCCCGCTTTACCTATCCGGCGGACTATGTCAATCTCTATGTGCAAAGACAAACCGGAGGGGAAAGTTAG
- a CDS encoding guanylate kinase, which produces MSTEITNLATEVMVNLLLGVLTLLGALGSMYLQKGIKKLQAETAKVQEETTRKLFYDALARLDDVAGKSVNKIEQTTKKQLLKAVAEGSVGKEVFQSLAYEAYEEIIRTLEPDYLQVVQETMGDFQTYIMNLIEEKLAALKSTGQTSANLSAPAPDLNK; this is translated from the coding sequence ATGTCAACCGAGATCACAAACCTGGCCACTGAAGTGATGGTCAACCTGCTCCTGGGAGTGCTGACCCTCCTTGGGGCACTGGGCAGCATGTATCTGCAAAAAGGGATCAAAAAGCTTCAGGCCGAGACGGCTAAGGTCCAGGAGGAAACAACCAGAAAGCTCTTTTATGATGCTCTGGCCCGTCTGGACGATGTGGCCGGAAAATCAGTCAACAAAATTGAACAGACAACCAAAAAACAGCTGCTGAAAGCGGTAGCAGAAGGTTCTGTCGGCAAAGAAGTTTTCCAAAGTCTTGCCTATGAGGCCTATGAGGAAATCATCAGAACCCTGGAGCCGGATTATTTGCAGGTTGTCCAAGAGACCATGGGAGATTTCCAGACCTATATTATGAACCTGATTGAAGAAAAACTCGCAGCCCTCAAATCAACGGGGCAAACCTCCGCAAACCTCTCCGCACCGGCCCCGGACCTCAATAAGTAA
- a CDS encoding Mor transcription activator family protein: MRLNYEEWMDEIKPEDLPFCYREMVEIIGFEATIKLADKYQGSPFYFHKLDSAVQEVRNKRIKAEFKGHNHKELARKYGLSEVWIRKILAGQGGTGKAISLAN, from the coding sequence GTGCGCTTGAATTATGAAGAATGGATGGATGAAATAAAACCAGAGGACCTGCCTTTCTGCTATCGGGAGATGGTGGAGATCATAGGATTTGAAGCCACCATAAAGCTGGCGGATAAATACCAAGGGAGTCCCTTTTATTTTCACAAGCTGGATTCGGCGGTCCAGGAAGTCCGCAACAAACGGATTAAGGCTGAATTCAAAGGGCATAACCATAAAGAATTAGCACGCAAATATGGATTGTCGGAAGTCTGGATCCGGAAGATCCTGGCCGGCCAAGGCGGTACCGGCAAAGCAATAAGCCTTGCCAACTGA